In the genome of Cryptomeria japonica chromosome 8, Sugi_1.0, whole genome shotgun sequence, one region contains:
- the LOC131041555 gene encoding protein DETOXIFICATION 27-like, with protein MAESLQDPLIHEQMNGDEGILYDKSVSLICSGDLVRRIADESKKIWAIAGPTIFSCMALYGTNVVSQAYAGHLGELELAAIAIAITVIVGFNYGLFLGMASALQTLCGQAFGARQYHMLGLYVQRGWIVLFAVAILLLPMYIFATPILKILGQSDDIAELTGTLSIWLIPQHFAYVFYFPAQRFLQSQLKNMVIAWICAASFVLHVFLSWLFVSKFEMGLIGVAITLNLAWWIPTIGLNLYVTCGFCPLTWTGLSKDAFSDLWPFFKLSAASGVMLCLESWYYRILVLLTGNLPDSKVAIDSLSICMSINGWEMMIPLGFLAATGVRVATELGAGNGKGATFAVIVSATTSTMIGLVFCLLILVLRQEFALIFTSSTIIIDAVSKLSILLGFTVLLNSIQLVLSGVAVGSGWQSYVAYINIGCYYVIGVPLGVMLGWLLKQGVLGIWIGMICGTAVQTIVLVIIVYRCDWDRAAVEAMDRVKKWSPEDLS; from the exons ATGGCAGAGTCTTTACAGGATCCACTTATTCATGAGCAAATGAATGGAGATGAAGGCATTTTATATGATAAAAGTGTGTCATTGATATGTTCAGGAGATTTAGTAAGGAGGATTGCAGATGAATCAAAGAAAATATGGGCGATTGCAGGGCCTACCATATTCAGTTGCATGGCTCTGTATGGGACAAACGTTGTGAGTCAGGCTTATGCTGGACATCTGGGGGAATTGGAATTGGCTGCCATTGCCATAGCCATTACTGTCATTGTGGGTTTCAACTATGGTCTATTT CTAGGCATGGCAAGCGCCCTGCAGACCCTGTGTGGCCAGGCTTTTGGGGCTCGACAGTATCATATGTTAGGATTGTATGTGCAGCGTGGATGGATTGTCCTCTTTGCTGTTGCAATTCTTCTCTTACCAATGTATATATTTGCAACCCccatcttgaagatccttggacaGTCAGATGATATTGCTGAATTAACAGGAACACTCTCAATCTGGCTCATTCCTCAACATTTCGCATATGTTTTCTACTTTCCAGCCCAGAGATTTTTGCAGTCGCAGTTGAAGAACATGGTCATTGCGTGGATCTGTGCAGCCTCTTTTGTGCTCCACGTTTTTCTGAGCTGGCTATTTGTTAGTAAATTTGAGATGGGGTTAATTGGTGTGGCAATTACGTTGAATTTAGCATGGTGGATACCCACAATTGGCCTAAACCTTTATGTCACCTGTGGGTTTTGCCCACTGACATGGACAGGTCTGTCAAAAGATGCATTCTCAGACTTGTGGCCCTTTTTTAAGCTTTCTGCTGCATCCGGTGTCATGCTATG TTTAGAGAGTTGGTATTACAGAATACTGGTCCTCTTAACAGGAAATTTGCCAGATTCAAAAGTTGCAATCGATTCTCTTTCAATctg CATGAGCATCAATGGGTGGGAGATGATGATACCACTTGGTTTTTTGGCTGCTACTGG TGTGAGAGTAGCCACTGAGCTGGGGGCTGGAAATGGCAAAGGAGCCACATTTGCAGTTATTGTTTCTGCAACTACTTCAACCATGATAGGCCTTGTTTTTTGTTTGCTCATACTTGTGCTTCGCCAGGAATTTGCTCTGATTTTCACAAGCAGTACCATAATTATAGATGCAGTTTCTAAACTGTCAATTTTGCTGGGCTTTACTGTGCTCCTCAACAGTATTCAGCTAGTGCTTTCAG GGGTCGCAGTGGGATCAGGCTGGCAATCTTATGTTGCTTACATCAATATTGGGTGTTACTATGTGATCGGTGTTCCGTTGGGTGTGATGCTTGGTTGGCTGTTAAAACAGGGGGTTTTG GGGATATGGATTGGAATGATATGTGGGACAGCAGTTCAGACCATTGTTCTGGTAATTATTGTGTATCGGTGTGACTGGGACAGAGCG GCTGTTGAAGCCATGGATAGAGTCAAAAAATGGTCTCCAGAGGATTTGTCGTAA